The Halorubrum aethiopicum nucleotide sequence CCGCATCGCGATGGAGGACGCACGGAAGCTGGACGCCATCATCTTCGACAAGACAGGCACGCTTACCGAGGGCGAACACGGCGTCGTGGATATGGCGACCGTCGACGGCGTCGACGAGGACGAGGCGCTCGGACTGGCGGCGGCTGTCGAGAGTGACTCCGAACACATGATCGCCCGAGCGATCCGCGAGGCCGCCGACGAGCGAGACCTAACTACTCCCGACGCGACCGCCTTCGAGGCGATCAAAGGTCGAGGGGTTCGCGCAAACGTCGACGGAAACGAGGTGTACGTCGGTGGGCCGAACCTGTTGACCCAGCTCGATAGCGAGATACCCGACCATCTCCAGCGCTTCGCTGACGAGGCCGGACAGAACGCCCAGACAGTGGTGTATCTCGTTCGTGACGGAGAGCTAATCGCCGCCTTCGCGATGGCCGACGTGATCCGCGAGGAGAGTTTCCGCGTCGTCGACGCGCTCCACGATCTGGGTATCGAGGTAGCGATGCTGACTGGCGACTCCCAGGATGTCGCCAACGCCGTCGCGGACGAACTGGGTATCGACACGGTGTTCGCGGAGGTTCTCCCCGAAGACAAAGACGAGAAAGTGCAGGAACTCCAAGACCAGGGGAAGCTCGTGGGGATGGTCGGCGACGGTGTCAACGACGCGCCGGCGCTGACGCGAGCCGACGTCGGCATCGCTATTGGAAGCGGCACCGACGTTGCGGTCCAGTCGGCCGACGTCATCCTCGTCCAGAACAACCCGATGGATGTGGTGCGACTCGTGAAGCTCAGTAAGGCGAGCTACCGGAAGATGCAGGAGAACATCGTCTGGGCGGCCGGCTACAACGTCTTCGCGCTTCCGCTTGCAGCAGGCGTGTTGGCACCGATTGGGATTCTGCTGTCCCCCGCTGTGGGTGCGCTCCTGATGTCGTTGAGTACAGTAATCGTCGCGATCAACGCCCAATTGCTCCGCCGCGTGGACCTGTCCATCCCCGAGCTTCCAGGCGGGACACCAGCGACTGACGCACAACCTGCAGACTGAAACGCTCCCGATCGCTTCGGAGCTTCTTTCCACTGAGTTCGGTTGGTGGACAGCAAATGGCGACACTGCGTAATTTCGGCGGGTATCGCTATGCGGTCAGCGATTCCACAGTTCTCCCGAGAGGTACGTAGATCGGTATACACAGACGCTTCCTCTGATGGACGACATTGCTGCGTCAGCACTAGGTTTATAGCGCTTGACGGACTTCTTTCCAATATGAGCCTCGAAGAGACGGTTGACTACCTCGCCGAGGAACTTGACCTCGAGCGAAGTGAACACGTTCGCGAGGTCGGACAGTCGGTCGCCGAGCTTCGCGACTGATCAGAACATTTCTCTGAAGTCCCGTTCGACCAGTCCGTTCTCCAGATACGTGATGAACTCTTGTTTCGTTGGCCCTTGCTGGTCGAGTAGATCGTCCCGTCCTGCACGTTGGAGGACTGCCTGAGCGAAGTCTGTACAGTGTGATTCGTGTTGCTCAGCGTACTCTGAGAGGGCTTCTCGCCAGTGCATATCCAGCTCGAACTCGGCTAATCGGATTTGGATCCCGTCTTTCCGTTCGACGAGGTCGACGTCCAGCTCTTCGAGTTGCTTGAAACGGAGGTTGTTCCGGCGGACCGTGATGAGCCGCTTGGAATCGACGATGTAGGGGTCGACCCACTCTCGCCAGGTATCGTCGTCGACGTGCGTTCGTGGCATCTCAAAATCCGGCTCCACACTCTCAATACCGAACTGCAGCATCGCGATGCCAGTTCGGTGATTCGCGTTTGGGAGGGAATGTCGTAGGATCAAATTCGACATCACCTCTCCAGCGACGGTCGGCAGTGGTGCGCCCCAAGATACGTGATCGAGTGCCTGCTGGATCTTTTGTGGTTCGAACTCCTTGTAGAGCCGGAACTCATCCTCATCTCGAACATCGACAGCTGCTTCGAGCAATTCTACTAATCGGAATGTGACAACTTGTCCAGCACGAGGGAGATTACGAATACGGTCGCTCAGCCATTCCTGATCGAAGTCGATATTTTGGGCTGATTCGATCTCTGAATCGCCTTCGTAGAGCACATAGACCGGTGTCTCGAAGGGGTACCCGATGAGCTTTGTCGACTCCTCGGATTGATCTCGCTGAGACCGGATCTTTGCTACCGATGCTGAGCTATATTTGAGTGAGAAATTCTCGGACTGTGGGTGGTGATAGAAGACGAGCCGAGCCATCTCACTGTGTATTCGTGGGAAGTGGGTAAAGCAGTCCCGCTTTTATGATGATTCTACGACGTAGTGGGTGCGTTCACGTCTTCTAAATACTGGCTTTCCCACCCCCGGTCGCGCCTCGATCTCCCGCAATCCGCGTTGTGTGACCGTGTACACGTTCGTCCGTTTGTCGAGTTCACCCTTCTCCAGGAGGCCTTTGTCGACGAGGTCATCGAGGTTTGGATAGAGCCGCCCATGATTGATCTCTTGTTCGTAGTAGTCGTCGAGTTCGGACTTGACTGCGAGCCCGTGTGGTTCCTCTTCCTGTTCACTCCTTCCCCTCGTCACGAGTTTACAACTCAAAATCGGGAGGAGGTCAGACCCAGTCCGTGAAATCAACTACACGTATTCCACTGAGCTCGTGTCGGATGTCGCTCCTGTTCCAGTCAAAGCGAAATAATATACTCTCGACAGCTCGGACCAGCTGCGTATCGTAGGTAGATGCGTTGAGGTGTTTTTCGTGACCGAGGACGATGCGGTCTCGCGAGGATTTTTCGTCGTCGACGTACTTGATATCCTATTCGTGATAGACGGCAACAGTGTCTTGGCGCCGTGATCGGATTGAATAACGCATTCGAAACAAAGTAATAAGTGAATCCTCGTGAAGCGCCCCGCAAGAGTCGTGAGACACGTATGATAAACCCAACCGTCCTACAACAGGGAAGTGACTGGCGGGCACAGGCTGAGGTCTTTGACGAGATCTTTCTCGTCTTCCTCACACTCGGGACGCTCGTCGGTACGATTGTCGTCACGTACACACTGTGGAATGTGTATAAGTACCGTGACGATGGGAGTGAACCAAAAGCGGACTTCGACGCGCCCACAGTCGGCGAGCTTCCGACAGGACAGGGCGGTCCCAAAGCCAAGAAGCTCTTCCTGTCGTTCGGGTTGAGCGCGATCGTCGTCATCAGCCTCGTGGTGTACGCGTATGGGCTTCTCCTCTACGTCGAAGAGGGGCCCGACACGAGCGACGAGGGTGACATTGAGATTCTCGTTGAGGGGTACCAGTTCGGCTGGGAGTACGAGTACCCGAATGGTCACACCACGACCGGCGAGATGATCGTGCCGGCCGATCAGCGTGTTGACCTCAATGTGACATCACGCGATGTGTGGCACAACTTCGGATCGTCGGAGTTGCGGATAAAATCTGATGCCATCCCCGGAGAGTACAGCAATGTCTGGTTTTCTGTAAGTTCTGAACAAGTGGAAAAACAGGGAGGCGAAGCAACGTACAGGGTTGAGTGCTTTGAGCTATGTGGTGCCGGTCACTCCGCGATGACTGGTCAAATCACGGTGCTCCCGCAAGAGGAGTGGGAAGAGTGGTACGCTGGAACTCAAAGTGAAAACGCATCTAGCGGCACGAACGCATCCAGCATCGACGCCGCGCCCACCGGAGGTGTCCCTGTATGAGTGATCTTCCACCCACGAGCTCGGTGAAACGCTGGCTCATCACGACGAATCACAAGGATATCGGAATTTTATACACGATCACCGCGCTGTTCTTCCTGCTGTTCGGCGGCGTGCTCGCGCTGTTGATCCGCATCCAGCTGTGGGAGCCGACGAGTCAAATCTTGTCTGGGCTCGCGTATAACGAAGCGGTCACAGCCCACGGGCTGATAATGGTGTTCTGGTTCCTTTCCCCGTTTGCCTTCGGGTTCGCGAACTACTTTGTCCCGCTCCAGATAGGCGCCGATGACCTTGCGTTCCCGCGACTGAACGCACTCTCGTATTGGATGTATCTGTTCTCTGGCGTGCTGTTATCAATCAGCTTCTTTCAGGGCGGCACACTGAGCGCTGGATGGACTATATACGCACCGCTCAACATACCCGCGTACACGCCGAGCATCGGTTCGACGGGAGCGATACTCGCGCTTGCAATGTTCACTATTGGGGTCACCGCCTCTTCAGTGAATTTCCTTGTGTCAATTCATCACTCCAGAGCCGAAGGGATGGGTATCATGGATATGCCGATGTTCACTTGGACCATCCTTGCGACGGTGTGGATGATGCTGTTCGCGTTCGCTGCGCTGCTTGCCGCGGGACTTATTTTGGCGTCCGACCGTGTACTAGGGAGCGTCTACTTCTCGGCCACTGAGGGTGGGTCCCTCTTGTGGGGGCATCTGTTCTGGTTCTTCGGACATCCAGAAGTGTACATCGTCTTTTTCCCTGCACTTGGTGCGATGTTGGAGTTGTTCCAGACGTTTTCCGGACGCCGGCTTGTCGGCCGAAAATGGGTTATCATTGCTATCTGTCTTGTTTCGGTCCAGTCGTTCCTCGTGTGGATGCACCACATGTTCCTCACCACGATCAATTTGGAAATCAAGACCCTGATGATGGCAACAACGATCGGAATCTCGTTACCCTTTGACCTGATCGTGTTCTCGCTGATCTATACACTGATTAAGGGGCGTATTCAGGTTACGACGCCGTTCCTCTTTGCGTTCGGGGCGCTACTGTTGTTCATTCTCGGTGGCATTACCGGGGTGTTCCTCGGTGCTATCGTCCTCGACTACGAGTTCCGTGGCACCTACTGGGTGGTCGCACACTTCCACTACGTTATGTTTGGCGGTGCCACGGCACTAATTGGTGCCGCGTACTACTGGTTCCCAAAAATAACTGGGAAGATGTATAATGAACTTCTTGGGAAGATCCATTTCGTGTTGTTTTTCATCGGATTTAATGCCGTCTACTTCTCAATGTTCCTCGGATGGGAAACCCCTCGCCGCGTCTTCGAGTACAACCCTGAGCTCCAGATTTACCATCAGTTCGGCACAATCGGTGCATTCGTCCTCGGGTTCTCCTTTTTCATCATGTTTTATAATTTTGCGAAGTCGTACGTTTCCGGTCCTGATGCTGGGGCGAACCCATGGGATTACTCACGGACGGCAGAGTGGGCGGTCTCCTCGCCGCCGCCGCTAGAGAATTGGCCGAACCGGCCGTCGTATGCTTCTGGAAAGCTGGAGTTCGTAAAAGACTATGTTCCGGACGGTGGTCCTGCGGTAAAGACCGACACGGATGGGAACAGGGCTACTGACGGTGGTGACACACATCCAAAGCATATCAAAAAGTACCCATACTGGGATAAGCATCCGAGCCACGCAAGTATCTGGCCGCTTGCTCTTTCGCTAGCTGTTGGTGTGTTATTCCTAGGCCTCACCGGGTTCCGCGATAATGTTGTCTTCGAGCTGGGTGAATCGCTCGCATCGACGGGCGTAACAATCTCAAACCCGATATACCCGATACTCATAGTTATCGGATTAGTCGGAGTTATATGGACCGGCGTGAAGTGGGGGCTCGAAGACTTTTACGCTCCACCGACCGAGTTTGCAGAGCGATGGCCGTTTGAAAGCGTTGAAAAAGTAAAACTGGGAGTGTGGTTTTTCATCGCGTCGGACGTGATCGTCTTTGGCGCGTTCCTCTCAGCAGCTATCTTCGTCCGGTACAACGCTGGATGGATGACTTGGGAGCCGCTGACGGATGCACTTCCAGGACTGATCAACACGTTCGTCCTGCTCACCTCATCGTTCACCGTGATTTTGGCGCTGGTGGCCGCTCGCCGGGAAAGCCGGAAAGGATTGCTCGCATCCCTCGGTACAACCATTGTACTTGGATTTGCGTTTTTGGGCATCAAACTATGGGAGTGGAACAAAGAGATCTTTGAACGTGGTGTGACGATTTCGGCCAACGCCCACGGTGACCCGATTCAGGCGTCGATCTACTACGTCACAACGGGGCTCCATGGAGTCCACGTCGTCATTGGCCTCCTGATCGCTATCTTCCTGTTCGTCAGGGCGTATCAGGGTCACTACCTCGACGACGAGCGGCCGATCGAATACTTCGGCCTCTACTGGCACTTCGTGGACATCGTCTGGGTGTTCATTTTTCCGCTGTTCTACCTCTTCTGAGAGTCATAAACGCACTCACTGTTTTTCGGCTTTGTTCTGCTCTGTTGAATCCGATGACGGCACAAGGATCACGATCTCTAAAAAGACGATTACTTCGCGATTCGACGTCGAGGAGTTGGATAGATCCTCTCAGTGGTCTCGATCTATTCCCTCTCTGCTAAGTACTAACTCTGAATTCTCTCCGCAGTGTTCTTGAGCCGAGCACAGAGTAGCCCAATTTCGACGTCTTCTGCGGATTCCACTGAGCAGTTCTATCTCAACCGCCAGTACAGAGTATAACGACTAATCTGGGTCAATCGTTTGCTATCGCGATTATTTCTGGATATACAGAGAGTATACGATCACTGCGAGGCCTGAAGCGACAAACAAGCTATTAATGAGTACAACGTGCGCCAACCCAACAGAAAATAACTGATTTGCTATACCGGTCAGAGCGGCTCCTAGTGTAAGAATCCCGAAGCCAACGCCCATCATCTGTAGTGACTCCTCACCTGTGTGTCGATACGCTTTAAATGCAATATAGGTAATACTACCACCAAGAATCAGGATGACGAACTTGACGACTGCGATCGCCGTTACAATGGCAGTCATATTTCATCTCCCATCATCGACCAGATGTCTACAAGATGTTTATCGGTAGATCGTGATCTGTGTTGGATATTCACTGAAAAATCACCCATATCATCAATAGAAATCATCACATCATTAAATGATCGCTCATAGTAGGTTACTCGTCCTCCCTCGGTTCCGATCGTATCTTGTTCTTTGACAAGACAAGCAGAACTGAGAAGATCTAACTTACGATACAGCGTTGATTTCGGGATGTCACAAATTTCGCTCAATTCTTTTGCTGTCATGGGTTCATGAATTTCTCGAAGAATGGATCGACAATCAGGATCATCAAGTGCATCGAGCACATCCTGTAGTGCCGGCTTATCTTCGGCCGGTACTGAGTTGTCTTCCATTGTTCGATTACCGTCTCCTGAAAAATCTTATCTTTCGTAGAATTGGTCATTCTCCAGCAATTCCGTGGAACTCTTGGAACTAGTTATTGATTTGTGTACAGAATCGTTTATTACTAAAGCTAATACTCTATCCATTTTAATTCTACTTGTAGGAGCACGTTGTTCTTACAGGCTTCAAATTAGTCATGCTCCGAGTACACCTCTAGAAGTTCCTTATACCGATTTTGAATAGTTACTTGACTAACATGGGCGATCTCACTCACGGTTTCCTGAGTATGTTTCTCGTTGGTTAGGTGGGTTGCTGCATACAGAGCAGCAGCAGCCATTCCTGCCGGATTCTTTCCACTATGAATTCCCTTCTCTGTTGCCACTTCAAGGAGTTCACGAGAGCGGCGTTCTGCCTCGTCGCTTATGTCAAGTGCTGACGCAAATTGAGGTATATATTGGGCCGGATTTTCGGGCTCAATCTCCAAATTGAGTTCACGTGACAGGTATCGATACGCTCGCTGTATCCGAATCTTTTCAACACGGCTCACCACAGCAAATTCATCAAGTGGTCGTGGAGTTCCATGCTTCCGAGTAGCTGCATATAATGATGCAGTTGACATCCCCTCAATTGATCGGCCAGGTAGCAGATCCTCTTCTACAGCACGCCTATAGAGCATACTGGCAGTTTCCTGTATCGGTTTTGAAATTCCCAGAGCAGATGCCATTCGGCTAATTTCACCGAGTGCTTGCTTAAGATTCCGCTCATCCGCATTTTTTGCTCGAAACCGCTCATCCCACATCCGAAGGCGGTGTAGTTGAAACCGGTTGCGCTCGGGAACTGCGTGTCCGTACGAATCTTGATCCTGCCAGCCAATCTTTGTACTTAATCCTTTGTCATGTATTAGTTGCGTCATTGGGGCACCGACTCGACCCTTTTCATCCCGATCGTCTGACATGAATGTGCGCCATTCTGGGCCGTGATCGATTGGATCGCTTTGAAAAACCAGGCCACAGCTTTCGCAGGCCGCTTCACTACTATCGGCGTTCCGGGTAATCTGACCCTGACATTCGGGACAGATATTGTCGTTGACAGACGTCTCGTCACAGGCACTTTCTTCTGCCGGCTGTTCTCGAGTGTGTTCTTTGGACATGATAATGTTGACGCATTTGGGTTTCCCCACAACGGCGAGTTTCCTTGATAATTCCATGGACATACTCAGGGATGAACATCGGGCGGTGTCCCATTCAGTAGGAATTCGGCCTACCACTTTGTTTCCAAGATATCAACTTGGGATATCGCCATTTAGACTATCCACCCACTATTATGTCTCAAGTCCGACTCCGCTGGCACGACGTCCGAACCACGATTTCAAGGATTCCGGTCGAGTACAGGCATATCGCCGGTTTCACGCTACTAGTGACGTATATCGTGATGCTTCTCGGAGCCTA carries:
- a CDS encoding DUF7521 family protein; its protein translation is MTAIVTAIAVVKFVILILGGSITYIAFKAYRHTGEESLQMMGVGFGILTLGAALTGIANQLFSVGLAHVVLINSLFVASGLAVIVYSLYIQK
- a CDS encoding cbb3-type cytochrome c oxidase subunit I; the encoded protein is MSDLPPTSSVKRWLITTNHKDIGILYTITALFFLLFGGVLALLIRIQLWEPTSQILSGLAYNEAVTAHGLIMVFWFLSPFAFGFANYFVPLQIGADDLAFPRLNALSYWMYLFSGVLLSISFFQGGTLSAGWTIYAPLNIPAYTPSIGSTGAILALAMFTIGVTASSVNFLVSIHHSRAEGMGIMDMPMFTWTILATVWMMLFAFAALLAAGLILASDRVLGSVYFSATEGGSLLWGHLFWFFGHPEVYIVFFPALGAMLELFQTFSGRRLVGRKWVIIAICLVSVQSFLVWMHHMFLTTINLEIKTLMMATTIGISLPFDLIVFSLIYTLIKGRIQVTTPFLFAFGALLLFILGGITGVFLGAIVLDYEFRGTYWVVAHFHYVMFGGATALIGAAYYWFPKITGKMYNELLGKIHFVLFFIGFNAVYFSMFLGWETPRRVFEYNPELQIYHQFGTIGAFVLGFSFFIMFYNFAKSYVSGPDAGANPWDYSRTAEWAVSSPPPLENWPNRPSYASGKLEFVKDYVPDGGPAVKTDTDGNRATDGGDTHPKHIKKYPYWDKHPSHASIWPLALSLAVGVLFLGLTGFRDNVVFELGESLASTGVTISNPIYPILIVIGLVGVIWTGVKWGLEDFYAPPTEFAERWPFESVEKVKLGVWFFIASDVIVFGAFLSAAIFVRYNAGWMTWEPLTDALPGLINTFVLLTSSFTVILALVAARRESRKGLLASLGTTIVLGFAFLGIKLWEWNKEIFERGVTISANAHGDPIQASIYYVTTGLHGVHVVIGLLIAIFLFVRAYQGHYLDDERPIEYFGLYWHFVDIVWVFIFPLFYLF
- a CDS encoding winged helix-turn-helix domain-containing protein; translated protein: MEDNSVPAEDKPALQDVLDALDDPDCRSILREIHEPMTAKELSEICDIPKSTLYRKLDLLSSACLVKEQDTIGTEGGRVTYYERSFNDVMISIDDMGDFSVNIQHRSRSTDKHLVDIWSMMGDEI
- the coxB gene encoding cytochrome c oxidase subunit II, with the translated sequence MINPTVLQQGSDWRAQAEVFDEIFLVFLTLGTLVGTIVVTYTLWNVYKYRDDGSEPKADFDAPTVGELPTGQGGPKAKKLFLSFGLSAIVVISLVVYAYGLLLYVEEGPDTSDEGDIEILVEGYQFGWEYEYPNGHTTTGEMIVPADQRVDLNVTSRDVWHNFGSSELRIKSDAIPGEYSNVWFSVSSEQVEKQGGEATYRVECFELCGAGHSAMTGQITVLPQEEWEEWYAGTQSENASSGTNASSIDAAPTGGVPV
- a CDS encoding transcription initiation factor IIB; translated protein: MSKEHTREQPAEESACDETSVNDNICPECQGQITRNADSSEAACESCGLVFQSDPIDHGPEWRTFMSDDRDEKGRVGAPMTQLIHDKGLSTKIGWQDQDSYGHAVPERNRFQLHRLRMWDERFRAKNADERNLKQALGEISRMASALGISKPIQETASMLYRRAVEEDLLPGRSIEGMSTASLYAATRKHGTPRPLDEFAVVSRVEKIRIQRAYRYLSRELNLEIEPENPAQYIPQFASALDISDEAERRSRELLEVATEKGIHSGKNPAGMAAAALYAATHLTNEKHTQETVSEIAHVSQVTIQNRYKELLEVYSEHD